The following DNA comes from Gottschalkia purinilytica.
CTTACAATATTATTTTTATAGGTTGTTTTATTATTTGTATTTAAATAATACAACTTTCTATTATTATTTAAATACAACTTATGATATTTGCCTTTCGAATTATAATATATCTTAATATGCATATTCATACATTTTAATTTCTACTTTTATTATCTAATTTTTCAACTTTGAATAAGCGCTTTTTATCCTGTCTAGATAACTTTTTTATCTCATATTCTCTTCTCATGGCATCTTGCTTTGTTTCTAAAATTTCTAAGTATCTTAGTTCCACTGGAGTTCTACCTCGAGTATATTTTGCTCCTTTTCCTTCATTGTGTTTTTTGACTCTTTCCTCTATATTTGTTGTCCATCCTGTATAAAGTGTCCCATCTTTACATTCTAAAATATAAACATATGCCATATCTATTACCTCTAATATATTTTTTATTATTTTTAAACTTATTGTATTATATAACGAACAAAATATTGTTAAATATTTCCAAATACAATATCTATATCTTTAATAATATCATTATCTATTAATCCTTCTTTACCCATATTATATAATATTTTAATACAATCTTTGTGAAATGACGGTTTTCTATAAGGTCGTTCTTCTGTCAATGCTTGATATATATCCAAACAAGCCATTAGCCTTGAGTTAAAATCAAGATCTTTTCCAATCACTCCATAAGGATATCCTGTTCCATCTAACTTCTCATGATGATTTGAAGCCCATTCAGTAATATCTTCAAACCCATCAATTTCTTCTAAACATATTCTAGTATAATAAGTATGCTTTTTAATTAATTCAAATTCATCCTTACTAAGTTTACTTGATTTATCTAAGATATAATTTGGTATTGCTAATTTTCCTAAGTCATGTAAGTCAGCCGCTATCATTAACTTTATTTTTTCTTTTTCATCTTTACTATAATAATCAGCCATCTTAGATATCTTTTCAGATAATCCTTGTGAATGTCTATATGTAAATTTTGATTTGCAATCAATAATTTTAGAAAAAACTTTAGTTATACTCCTTATCTCTTCGTAACTCATTTCTTTCTTAAATTTAGGAATATGCCTCGCCAAAGCTTTATTAATAAACTTATCTTGCAAATCTAATTTAAAACTCGTCTTTCTGCTTATATCATAAAAAATATCAACTAATTTTGAAGCAAATAATTTATTCCTTCCTTGATTTAAATAATCAAATATTTCATCTTGATTTTCATCATACATTTCCTTTAAATTAAATTTAATATCTATCTTATCTGCAAAAGATATGATTTGTGACATGATAGGTATATTGTCTCCTTTTATATTGAAAAAACCTGTCCCATCATAGTTTTCATGGTGATATTTTATTACATCTTTAATTTGAGTTAGAAAAGGATATCCTTTAATATTATTTTCTCCAATAATACAGTGTTCCTTAAATTCTTCTAAATCTTTAATATTTAAGTTACTTGTATCAGTTCTTTTATTGTGAAAATTACTTTCACTTAATCCATTATCATGTAGTAACCCTAATGAAACTATATCAAAGACTTCTTCTGAAGTTAAATTAAGTTTTTTTGCTATGTTTAGTGCAATATATGCTACTCTTTTAGAGTGATTAGACGTAGTACCTATAACATCTATTTCAATAAAGTCTAGAGTATAACTTAGACTTAATAGCAAATTATTTAAACTTAAGTTAATCATATTTCCTCCAAAATAATAGATTTTTGTTGACAACATATCTTATAAAAAATCCTTTTGCTTAATATATATTAAATTTCTACTTTTATTTATAACTTCCTTTTAATTTTTATTTATATTATTAATTATTTTTATAAGCATATATTAAGTTATTTATTCTTAATATAAAAAACGAGTAGTTTTAAAACTACTCGTTTTTTTACTTATATTAGAATTATATTAGTTTGACTTCTCAGCCATGCTTTTATATAATTCATATCTTTCTTTTGCTTCTTTTTCTGCTTTTTCAAATAGAGCTTCAGCTGCTTCTGGGAACATCTTAGCTAGAGAAGTATATCTTACTTCACTTTTTATGAAATCCTTAAATGATCCTTTTGGTTCTTTAGAATCAAGAACAAATGGATTTTTACCTTGATCTTTTAATTCTGGATTGTGTCTATATAAATGCCAGTATCCAGAATCAACTGCTTTTTTCTCTTGAGCTACTGTACGTCCCATACCTTCTCTTATACCATGAGCGATACATGGTGCGTAAGCTATTATTAAAGATGGTCCATCGTATTTTTCAGCTTCTACTAATGCTTTCATAAATTGATTTTTATCTGCACCCATAGCAACTTGAGCAACATATACATATCCGTATGAAGCAGCTATCATACCTAAGTCTTTCTTCTTAACTTTTTTACCTGAAGCTGCAAATTTAGCAACAGCAGCAGTTGGTGTAGATTTTGAAGATTGACCTCCAGTATTTGAGTA
Coding sequences within:
- a CDS encoding GIY-YIG nuclease family protein, whose product is MAYVYILECKDGTLYTGWTTNIEERVKKHNEGKGAKYTRGRTPVELRYLEILETKQDAMRREYEIKKLSRQDKKRLFKVEKLDNKSRN
- a CDS encoding HD-GYP domain-containing protein, with product MINLSLNNLLLSLSYTLDFIEIDVIGTTSNHSKRVAYIALNIAKKLNLTSEEVFDIVSLGLLHDNGLSESNFHNKRTDTSNLNIKDLEEFKEHCIIGENNIKGYPFLTQIKDVIKYHHENYDGTGFFNIKGDNIPIMSQIISFADKIDIKFNLKEMYDENQDEIFDYLNQGRNKLFASKLVDIFYDISRKTSFKLDLQDKFINKALARHIPKFKKEMSYEEIRSITKVFSKIIDCKSKFTYRHSQGLSEKISKMADYYSKDEKEKIKLMIAADLHDLGKLAIPNYILDKSSKLSKDEFELIKKHTYYTRICLEEIDGFEDITEWASNHHEKLDGTGYPYGVIGKDLDFNSRLMACLDIYQALTEERPYRKPSFHKDCIKILYNMGKEGLIDNDIIKDIDIVFGNI